One region of Ornithinibacter aureus genomic DNA includes:
- a CDS encoding Lrp/AsnC family transcriptional regulator gives MARVTSTSRPPRVTRASSETRLDDIAKHIIELLQDDGRQSYAAIAKAVGLSEAAVRQRVQRLLDADVMQIVAVTDPLQVGFSRQAMIGIRVSGDLLAVGDALTAMPEVDYVVTTAGSFDILAEVVCEDDDHLLDLLNQQIRTLPGVTSTETFVYLKLNKQHYNWGTR, from the coding sequence ATGGCGCGCGTGACCTCCACCTCTCGACCCCCCAGGGTGACGCGTGCATCGTCCGAGACCCGTCTGGACGACATCGCCAAACACATCATCGAACTGCTCCAGGACGACGGCCGGCAGTCCTACGCCGCGATCGCCAAGGCGGTCGGCCTCTCCGAGGCCGCTGTGCGCCAGCGGGTGCAGCGCCTGCTCGACGCCGACGTCATGCAGATCGTCGCCGTGACCGACCCCCTCCAGGTGGGCTTCAGCCGCCAGGCGATGATCGGCATCCGGGTATCCGGGGACCTGCTCGCCGTCGGCGACGCCCTCACGGCGATGCCCGAAGTCGACTACGTCGTGACCACGGCCGGCAGCTTCGACATCCTCGCCGAGGTCGTCTGCGAGGACGACGACCACCTCCTGGACCTGCTCAACCAGCAGATCCGCACCCTGCCCGGCGTCACGAGCACCGAGACCTTCGTCTACCTGAAACTCAACAAGCAGCACTACAACTGGGGTACCCGATGA
- a CDS encoding aspartate aminotransferase family protein has product MSTYPSDVWEPSSDRHTGTGALYSDAARDHLWMHFTRHSTFEERGLGHSVPIITKGQGWTIWDDRGKEYIDALAGLFVTNVGHGRTEIAGAMAKQASELAFFPLWSYAHPRAIELAERLAHHAPGDLNRVFFTTGGGEAVETAWKLAKQYFKLTGKPTKHKVISRSIAYHGTPQGALSITGIPAAKSMFEPLVPGGHKVPNTNIYRAPEHLRDDEKAFGRWAADRIAEAIEFEGPETVAAVFLEPVQNSGGCFPPPAGYFERVREICDEYDVLLVSDETICAFGRIGSMFACDDLGYVPDIITTAKGITSGYAPLGLMIASDRLFEPFRHGTTYFPHGYTWGGHPVSCAAAMANLDIFDREGLNDRVKENAPIFKRTLDKLLDLPLVGDVRGAGYFYGIELVKDKTTRETFNDDESERLLRGFLSKALFDAGLYCRADDRGDPVVQLAPPLTMGPTEFDEIERRLRSVLTEAENHL; this is encoded by the coding sequence ATGAGCACGTACCCGTCCGACGTCTGGGAGCCCAGCTCCGACCGCCACACCGGTACCGGCGCTCTGTACTCCGACGCCGCCCGCGACCACCTGTGGATGCACTTCACCCGGCACTCCACCTTCGAGGAGCGCGGCCTCGGCCACTCCGTGCCGATCATCACCAAGGGTCAGGGCTGGACGATCTGGGACGACCGGGGCAAGGAGTACATCGACGCCCTCGCCGGTCTGTTCGTCACCAACGTCGGCCACGGACGCACCGAGATCGCCGGGGCGATGGCCAAGCAGGCCAGCGAGCTCGCGTTCTTCCCGTTGTGGTCCTACGCCCACCCGCGGGCCATCGAGCTCGCCGAGCGGCTGGCGCACCACGCCCCGGGCGACCTCAACCGGGTGTTCTTCACCACCGGCGGCGGCGAGGCCGTCGAGACGGCGTGGAAGCTGGCCAAGCAGTACTTCAAGCTGACCGGCAAGCCGACCAAGCACAAGGTCATCTCGCGCTCGATCGCCTACCACGGCACCCCCCAGGGGGCGCTGTCGATCACCGGCATCCCGGCGGCGAAGTCGATGTTCGAACCGCTCGTCCCCGGCGGCCACAAGGTGCCCAACACCAACATCTACCGCGCCCCCGAGCACCTGCGCGACGACGAGAAGGCGTTCGGTCGCTGGGCCGCCGACCGCATCGCCGAGGCCATCGAGTTCGAGGGCCCGGAGACCGTCGCGGCCGTCTTCCTCGAGCCCGTGCAGAACTCCGGCGGCTGCTTCCCGCCTCCGGCCGGCTACTTCGAGCGGGTCCGCGAGATCTGCGACGAGTACGACGTCCTGCTCGTCTCCGACGAGACGATCTGCGCCTTCGGCCGCATCGGCTCGATGTTCGCCTGCGACGACCTGGGCTACGTCCCGGACATCATCACCACGGCCAAGGGCATCACCAGCGGCTACGCCCCGCTGGGCCTGATGATCGCCAGCGACCGGCTGTTCGAGCCGTTCCGCCACGGCACGACGTACTTCCCGCACGGCTACACGTGGGGCGGGCACCCTGTCTCCTGCGCAGCCGCGATGGCCAACCTCGACATCTTCGACCGCGAGGGCCTCAACGACCGGGTCAAGGAGAACGCCCCGATCTTCAAGCGCACCCTGGACAAGCTGCTCGACCTGCCGCTCGTCGGTGACGTGCGCGGGGCCGGCTACTTCTACGGCATCGAGCTCGTCAAGGACAAGACCACCCGCGAGACGTTCAACGACGACGAGAGCGAGCGCCTGCTGCGCGGCTTCCTGTCCAAGGCGCTCTTCGACGCCGGGCTGTACTGCCGGGCCGACGACCGCGGTGACCCCGTGGTGCAGCTCGCTCCCCCGCTGACGATGGGCCCGACCGAGTTCGACGAGATCGAGCGGCGCCTGCGGTCGGTGCTCACCGAGGCCGAGAACCACCTCTGA